The proteins below are encoded in one region of Reichenbachiella sp. 5M10:
- a CDS encoding ABC transporter ATP-binding protein, with the protein MEVLEKQIIQKKANLKGKDIRPEMLVCQNITKIYPTPKGDYTVLADLQLNVKKGEFISIIGHSGCGKSTLLSMIAGLNEISGGQVLVDQEAIRGAGPDRAVVFQSPSLFPWLTALQNVMIGVKQVFPHGSKKQKIDICKYYLDKVGLGNDLHKRAVELSQGMQQRVGIARAFALKPKVLLLDEPFGMLDSLTRGELQDVLLEVWQKEQITALMVTHDVDESIFLADRVIMMTSGPFAKIGDELRIPFDRPRDRVHVLEHADYYDYRSYLMNFLNH; encoded by the coding sequence ATGGAAGTTTTAGAAAAACAAATCATACAAAAGAAAGCCAATCTCAAAGGCAAAGACATCAGACCCGAAATGCTCGTATGTCAAAACATCACAAAGATCTATCCCACACCCAAAGGGGACTATACCGTACTCGCTGACCTCCAACTCAACGTCAAAAAAGGAGAGTTCATCTCTATCATCGGGCACTCTGGCTGTGGCAAATCTACACTACTCTCCATGATCGCTGGACTCAACGAAATCAGCGGTGGCCAAGTCCTCGTGGATCAAGAGGCCATTCGTGGAGCAGGACCAGACCGAGCAGTAGTCTTCCAATCTCCTAGCCTATTCCCATGGTTGACTGCTCTACAAAACGTAATGATAGGGGTCAAACAAGTCTTCCCCCATGGGTCAAAAAAACAAAAAATAGACATCTGCAAGTACTATTTGGACAAAGTCGGACTAGGTAATGACCTCCACAAAAGGGCCGTAGAGTTGTCCCAAGGCATGCAACAACGTGTCGGAATCGCCAGAGCATTTGCACTTAAACCGAAAGTTTTGTTACTTGACGAGCCTTTTGGGATGTTGGACTCGCTGACACGTGGCGAACTTCAGGATGTATTGCTCGAAGTGTGGCAAAAAGAGCAAATCACCGCACTCATGGTCACTCACGATGTAGACGAGTCAATCTTCTTGGCTGATCGAGTCATCATGATGACCAGCGGTCCTTTTGCCAAAATAGGAGATGAGCTAAGAATCCCCTTCGACAGACCAAGAGACAGGGTCCACGTACTCGAACACGCAGACTACTATGATTACCGAAGTTATTTGATGAATTTTTTAAACCATTGA
- a CDS encoding CmpA/NrtA family ABC transporter substrate-binding protein yields the protein MKHVFNHILFRLSAFVVLMIILSQCGSKKTEDSTVVVSDAISQTIPLDVEKPQLTFGFIKLTDMAPLAIAKELGYFEDEGLFVTIEAQSNWKNILDRVIDGQLDGSHMLAGQPIAAGAGFGRQAQLVTPFSMDLNGNGITVSNDVWSKMKANVPVDESGKPIHPIKADALAPVIDQYKKDGKAFKMGMVFPVSTHNYEIRYWLAAAGISPGFYTADNIQGQVDADVLLSVTPPPQMPATLEAGTIYGYCVGEPWNQQAVFKGIGVPVTTNYDIWKNNPEKVFVMTKEFTEKYPNTAIAVTKALIRAGKWLDTPGNRPEAVGILSMPEYVGADSVVIANSMTGTFEFEKGDKRSMPDFNVFFRHHATYPFYSDGTWFLTQMRRWGQIPESKPAEWYSQTIQDIYRPDIWEKAASLLVEEGYLAQDEIPQTDGYKPATKDFIDGTSYDGKDPIGYINSFEIGNKD from the coding sequence ATGAAACACGTATTCAATCACATTCTATTTCGCCTCAGTGCCTTTGTTGTGCTGATGATCATACTCAGCCAATGTGGGAGTAAAAAAACCGAAGATTCGACAGTAGTTGTCTCTGATGCCATCTCACAGACCATTCCTCTTGATGTAGAAAAGCCTCAATTGACCTTCGGGTTTATCAAATTGACGGATATGGCACCTTTGGCCATTGCCAAAGAATTGGGCTACTTTGAGGACGAAGGGCTTTTCGTAACCATCGAAGCTCAGTCCAACTGGAAAAACATTCTCGACCGTGTCATCGACGGACAACTCGATGGTTCGCACATGCTCGCTGGACAACCGATCGCTGCAGGAGCAGGGTTTGGTCGACAGGCTCAACTCGTGACACCCTTTTCGATGGATCTCAACGGCAATGGAATCACCGTCTCCAACGATGTGTGGTCCAAAATGAAAGCCAATGTCCCCGTCGACGAATCTGGCAAGCCCATACACCCAATCAAGGCAGATGCTTTGGCACCGGTCATCGACCAATACAAAAAGGATGGCAAAGCATTCAAAATGGGGATGGTATTTCCTGTATCTACTCACAATTACGAAATCCGCTATTGGCTAGCTGCCGCGGGGATCAGCCCAGGGTTTTATACGGCAGACAACATACAAGGTCAAGTAGACGCAGACGTGCTACTATCGGTGACTCCTCCTCCGCAAATGCCCGCTACACTGGAAGCTGGCACTATCTACGGATATTGCGTCGGTGAACCATGGAACCAACAGGCGGTATTCAAAGGAATCGGTGTACCCGTCACTACCAACTACGATATTTGGAAAAACAACCCAGAAAAAGTCTTTGTAATGACCAAAGAATTTACCGAAAAATACCCCAACACAGCCATAGCTGTAACCAAAGCACTCATCAGAGCGGGCAAGTGGCTCGACACACCTGGCAACAGACCCGAAGCAGTCGGCATCTTGTCCATGCCCGAATACGTCGGGGCAGATTCTGTGGTCATCGCCAACTCCATGACTGGAACCTTCGAGTTCGAAAAGGGAGACAAAAGATCCATGCCTGATTTCAATGTGTTTTTCAGACACCACGCTACCTACCCCTTCTATTCGGATGGCACTTGGTTCTTGACACAGATGAGAAGATGGGGCCAAATTCCCGAGTCTAAACCTGCCGAATGGTATAGCCAAACTATTCAAGATATCTATAGACCCGATATCTGGGAAAAAGCAGCCTCCCTACTTGTCGAAGAGGGCTACTTAGCCCAAGATGAAATCCCACAGACAGATGGGTACAAACCGGCTACCAAGGACTTCATCGACGGTACAAGCTATGATGGCAAAGATCCGATTGGCTACATCAATAGCTTCGAAATAGGCAACAAAGACTAA
- the amt gene encoding ammonium transporter, translating into MNPIFTGILCLIASPPTANPTENLALVALNIDDLWVMVAAALVFFMQAGFKVLETGMVKKEHRSGIGAKNLLDWVAGSIAFFLVGFALMFGNTLDGFLGFQYFFGDSLDSGKILIFFLFQLAFAGTALTIVSGAMSGRTGVVAYFIVSLITATLIYPVFGHWAWGNLWDTTSTPWLADMGFMDFAGSTVVHSTGAWVAVMGIYMVGPRLGRYDAYGRIQPSKASDYAYSILGVMILWLGWWGFNGGSTLAFNEDVVKIILNTNLAGAAACFTAFFHAYLIQNKTDVIEKIAGGSLTGLVAITACCNVVTPISSLMIGALAGVIHNVFYVIIAEKWKLDDPVGAVAVHGIGGVFGTLCVALFGQEELLMHTRWMQLGVQFMGIATCFVFTSAVSYIMFTIIKKTIGLRVSPVEEKRGSFVGNEDSLDVKIDEFDDQRVAQVSVRVSDKGYNIYNVFEYLSINQEKRKKLIAEDRVKYMDEQGSVIPPLVAVRQLSLMLDTMKDKATAERDVLQTRQDEYDNSLQHIHELQKGVLEDESALNDLFDQSFLLFKPKKKVSGDFYWFKQIAEFKVVIVSNCMGQGVSGGFLGMLGISLIKEIFSTNKLLYPDKVLRLLDKKFDHALRTKTLSAKLKDSMDVSIIIVDELKQKVYFSAANNGLFHYTEAGSLTEYTGGKWPIGQSPEDEKDKFSREVISYLPGETLYLYTDGYYNQCNPNGKVLSTESFKAQLKLAQKVEIDEQKQILEDDLKQWQGKAEQSDDILVIGIKLR; encoded by the coding sequence ATGAACCCTATTTTTACAGGCATACTTTGTCTAATCGCTTCTCCACCAACTGCCAACCCCACCGAAAACCTTGCACTCGTAGCATTGAACATCGATGACCTCTGGGTCATGGTCGCTGCGGCCTTGGTCTTCTTCATGCAGGCCGGTTTCAAGGTCCTAGAAACTGGTATGGTCAAAAAAGAACACCGCTCAGGGATAGGAGCCAAAAACCTCTTGGACTGGGTTGCAGGGAGTATCGCATTCTTCTTAGTTGGATTCGCCCTCATGTTTGGCAACACCCTCGATGGCTTTCTTGGATTTCAATATTTTTTCGGAGACTCCCTTGATTCAGGCAAAATTCTCATTTTCTTCCTGTTTCAACTAGCCTTTGCAGGCACTGCTCTGACCATCGTCTCGGGCGCCATGTCTGGACGGACTGGAGTAGTCGCCTACTTCATTGTCTCACTGATCACTGCTACCTTGATCTATCCCGTATTTGGCCACTGGGCCTGGGGCAACCTCTGGGACACGACCAGTACTCCATGGCTCGCCGACATGGGATTCATGGATTTTGCAGGCTCGACAGTAGTACACTCCACTGGAGCATGGGTTGCCGTGATGGGCATCTACATGGTAGGGCCACGGCTAGGACGGTACGACGCCTACGGGCGTATCCAACCCTCCAAAGCCTCTGACTATGCTTACAGTATCCTAGGAGTGATGATCCTATGGCTCGGATGGTGGGGATTCAACGGCGGCAGTACTTTGGCTTTCAACGAAGACGTCGTTAAAATCATCCTCAATACCAATCTTGCTGGAGCGGCAGCATGTTTTACCGCTTTCTTCCACGCTTACTTGATCCAAAACAAAACGGACGTCATCGAAAAAATCGCTGGAGGAAGTTTGACAGGATTGGTAGCCATCACTGCTTGCTGCAATGTCGTCACACCCATTTCCAGTTTGATGATTGGCGCCTTGGCAGGAGTCATACACAATGTCTTCTATGTGATCATTGCCGAAAAATGGAAACTCGATGATCCCGTAGGTGCAGTAGCAGTACACGGAATCGGCGGAGTATTTGGCACACTGTGTGTAGCGCTCTTCGGGCAAGAAGAATTGCTCATGCACACAAGATGGATGCAACTCGGCGTACAATTCATGGGCATTGCGACCTGCTTTGTCTTCACTTCAGCTGTATCCTATATCATGTTTACAATCATCAAAAAAACCATCGGTCTCAGAGTATCTCCAGTCGAAGAAAAAAGAGGTTCCTTTGTCGGCAATGAAGACTCCCTTGATGTAAAAATCGACGAGTTCGACGACCAAAGAGTCGCGCAAGTCTCTGTCCGTGTCAGTGACAAAGGCTACAACATCTACAATGTCTTCGAATACCTGTCAATCAATCAAGAAAAACGCAAAAAACTAATCGCCGAGGATCGAGTCAAATACATGGATGAACAAGGCTCGGTCATTCCTCCTCTCGTAGCTGTACGTCAACTCAGTCTCATGCTCGACACGATGAAAGACAAAGCAACTGCCGAGCGAGACGTCCTACAGACACGGCAAGATGAATACGACAATAGCTTACAACACATCCACGAACTACAAAAGGGCGTGCTAGAAGATGAATCTGCACTCAATGACCTTTTTGACCAATCTTTTCTCCTCTTCAAACCCAAGAAAAAAGTATCCGGTGATTTCTATTGGTTCAAGCAAATCGCCGAATTCAAAGTAGTGATCGTATCCAACTGCATGGGACAAGGGGTCTCGGGAGGGTTTCTAGGTATGCTCGGCATCTCACTGATCAAAGAGATCTTCAGCACCAACAAACTGCTCTACCCCGACAAAGTCTTGAGGCTATTGGACAAGAAGTTTGATCATGCCCTAAGAACAAAAACACTTAGTGCCAAACTCAAAGACTCCATGGATGTCTCAATCATCATCGTCGATGAACTCAAGCAGAAGGTATATTTCTCCGCAGCAAACAACGGACTCTTCCACTACACCGAAGCAGGCAGCCTCACAGAATACACGGGTGGCAAGTGGCCCATTGGGCAGAGTCCCGAAGACGAAAAGGACAAGTTTAGCAGAGAAGTAATCTCCTACCTACCCGGCGAAACCCTCTACCTCTATACGGATGGGTACTACAACCAGTGCAATCCCAACGGCAAGGTACTGAGTACAGAGAGTTTCAAAGCCCAGCTCAAACTAGCCCAAAAAGTAGAAATAGACGAACAAAAACAAATACTCGAAGACGACCTCAAGCAATGGCAAGGAAAAGCTGAGCAAAGTGACGACATCCTAGTCATCGGCATCAAACTCAGGTAG
- a CDS encoding MFS transporter → MKTNTPSLEKATKINLLDFSSIQMRTFHLSWLAFFLCFFGWFAHAPLMNSTIGPDMDLTKAQKITAFIASVGITIIARLIIGNLCDKIGPRKSYTYLLTFGAIAVAGSSFAYNWETYLLSRMAIGVIGASFVITQYHTTKMFAPNVVGIANATTAGWGNLGGGVTQALMPLIASGMLAVGLANSELSKWRPAMFVPAAIMLIVAYLYWRFTQDTPKGNFADNPSLKATRAEGESGLFMTAVKDRRVWILFAIYGACFGLELFVNGRAATYYQTKFALNETTAGMIAALFGLMNLFARSMGGWLGDRFSKTGGLAGRVKWLVMVLFVEGFALILFSRMDMLGLAIGTMILFSLFVQMAEGATYSVVPFINKKSLGAVAGIVGAGGNVGAVIYAQFLLRSGATLENSFMYFGIAVVAISMLGLGIKFSQADEEAAVAEQKKLEEFERNLQAKEKIAA, encoded by the coding sequence ATGAAAACAAACACACCTTCACTTGAAAAAGCCACTAAAATCAACCTACTTGATTTTAGTTCCATACAAATGCGAACCTTCCACCTCAGTTGGTTGGCCTTCTTCCTATGTTTCTTTGGTTGGTTTGCACACGCACCACTCATGAACTCAACCATTGGTCCAGACATGGATCTAACCAAGGCACAAAAGATCACAGCTTTCATCGCATCGGTGGGTATCACAATCATAGCCCGACTTATCATCGGCAACCTCTGTGACAAAATCGGACCACGAAAAAGCTACACATATTTATTGACATTCGGAGCGATCGCTGTAGCAGGATCGTCGTTCGCATACAATTGGGAAACTTACCTATTGTCTCGAATGGCCATCGGTGTGATCGGCGCATCATTTGTGATCACTCAATATCACACGACCAAAATGTTTGCTCCCAATGTTGTAGGAATTGCTAACGCCACCACCGCAGGTTGGGGGAATCTCGGTGGAGGCGTGACGCAAGCTTTGATGCCCTTGATTGCATCAGGCATGCTTGCCGTAGGCTTGGCCAACTCCGAACTGTCCAAATGGAGGCCTGCGATGTTTGTCCCTGCCGCCATCATGCTCATCGTGGCTTACCTATACTGGAGATTTACCCAAGACACTCCCAAAGGAAATTTTGCAGACAACCCTTCACTCAAAGCGACCAGAGCTGAGGGAGAATCAGGTCTATTCATGACAGCAGTCAAAGACCGCAGAGTATGGATCTTGTTCGCCATATACGGTGCATGCTTTGGGCTTGAGCTCTTCGTCAACGGACGTGCAGCGACCTACTATCAGACCAAATTTGCCCTCAACGAAACCACCGCAGGAATGATCGCTGCCCTATTTGGGTTGATGAACCTATTCGCTCGCTCAATGGGTGGGTGGTTAGGAGATCGTTTCTCCAAAACAGGCGGTCTAGCTGGCCGAGTCAAATGGCTAGTCATGGTACTATTCGTCGAAGGGTTTGCCTTGATTCTATTCTCTAGAATGGACATGCTTGGTCTCGCCATCGGCACAATGATCCTCTTCTCTCTATTTGTGCAAATGGCCGAAGGAGCCACATACTCTGTCGTACCCTTCATCAACAAGAAATCTCTCGGTGCAGTAGCAGGTATAGTAGGTGCTGGAGGCAATGTAGGTGCGGTCATCTACGCACAGTTCCTACTCAGAAGTGGCGCCACACTCGAAAATAGTTTCATGTACTTTGGTATTGCAGTAGTTGCCATCAGTATGCTCGGTCTAGGCATCAAGTTTAGCCAAGCCGACGAAGAGGCCGCCGTAGCAGAACAAAAGAAATTGGAAGAGTTCGAGAGAAATTTACAAGCCAAAGAAAAAATAGCCGCTTGA
- a CDS encoding type IV pili methyl-accepting chemotaxis transducer N-terminal domain-containing protein gives MKKLSAQYLLFLAILTVAIITSQILVQKAISDSKTDSRIINISGRQRMLSQKITKAALKLQNSVNREEYYATKLELTNAADLWAQSHEALQHGSGSIDVSEMNKSAALNELFIQVQPYYSAILDAVDQVRDIGYSASQSGAEAERIHESIRTISNNEPSFLKLMNDITFEYDDLASQKVKELSQSEYYLLAVALVLIVLEAFFIFRPMFNTAKKKESEISELHDYVQKSISFLGKSQEDKTDATTQIAQAKEKIRVLKEANLELKQKLNDMENSKTIAKSEEVVKESQIDALNKKYEKKILNLEKELAKIKTSI, from the coding sequence ATGAAAAAATTGTCCGCGCAGTATTTGCTCTTTTTAGCCATACTCACCGTAGCAATTATTACCAGCCAAATACTAGTACAAAAAGCGATTTCAGATAGCAAAACTGACTCCCGCATCATCAACATCTCAGGACGACAAAGGATGCTCAGTCAGAAAATCACCAAGGCGGCACTTAAGTTGCAAAACAGTGTCAACCGCGAAGAGTACTATGCCACCAAACTGGAACTCACCAATGCCGCTGACCTATGGGCACAATCCCACGAAGCATTGCAGCATGGTAGTGGCAGCATAGATGTCTCAGAAATGAATAAGTCTGCAGCGCTCAATGAGCTGTTCATCCAAGTACAGCCTTATTATAGTGCCATATTAGATGCCGTCGACCAAGTTCGAGACATTGGCTATTCGGCTAGTCAATCGGGAGCTGAAGCAGAGCGGATCCACGAAAGCATCCGAACGATATCCAACAATGAGCCTTCATTTTTGAAATTGATGAACGACATCACCTTTGAGTATGACGATTTGGCCTCACAAAAAGTCAAAGAGCTCTCTCAATCTGAGTATTATTTGCTCGCGGTGGCCTTGGTACTGATTGTCTTGGAGGCCTTCTTTATATTCCGTCCGATGTTTAACACAGCCAAGAAAAAAGAATCGGAAATTTCGGAGTTGCATGATTATGTGCAAAAATCAATCTCATTTTTGGGGAAAAGCCAGGAAGACAAAACGGACGCCACCACACAAATCGCCCAAGCTAAAGAGAAAATAAGAGTACTCAAAGAAGCCAACCTAGAGCTCAAACAAAAGCTCAATGACATGGAAAATTCCAAAACAATTGCCAAAAGTGAAGAAGTAGTCAAGGAATCTCAAATCGACGCACTCAACAAAAAATACGAGAAAAAAATCCTGAACTTAGAAAAAGAACTCGCTAAAATCAAAACGTCTATTTGA
- a CDS encoding NAD(P)/FAD-dependent oxidoreductase — translation MRDVIIVGGGLAGLINAVLLSRAGLSVLLIEKKNYPFHRVCGEYISNEVVPFLRANDLYPEGLAPSQISRFELSSVKGRVARQPLGMGGFGISRYMIDEFLAGRARSAGVEVMEGTTVRDVRYVEEYFEVETSDGDFESRLVIGAFGKRSKLDTHLKREFMHRRSPYLAVKYHVRTDYSKDSIALHNFRQGYCGVSSVGGDTYNLCYLSHRDNLKGVDIPTMEERVLHQNPLLASLWRNADFLLERPLVINEISFEKKEAIWGHVLMCGDTAGMITPLCGNGMAMAIRSAWLLSGLILRHWNNGSIDRGTLELAYQKVWNEQFAYRLWAGGQFQRMFGSPLLSELGVALMRQGLIARKLIGLSHGEVFEQKSQ, via the coding sequence ATGCGTGACGTCATCATCGTAGGAGGAGGTTTGGCAGGCTTGATCAATGCCGTATTGCTGTCTAGAGCGGGGCTTTCGGTCTTACTGATTGAGAAGAAGAATTATCCCTTTCATCGGGTGTGTGGTGAGTATATCTCCAACGAAGTGGTTCCTTTTCTTCGGGCCAATGACTTGTATCCAGAGGGATTAGCGCCTAGTCAAATTTCTCGGTTTGAACTCTCATCGGTCAAGGGTCGTGTGGCTCGCCAACCTTTGGGTATGGGTGGCTTTGGGATCTCTCGGTATATGATCGACGAGTTTTTGGCCGGCAGAGCTAGAAGTGCGGGAGTGGAAGTAATGGAAGGTACGACCGTTAGGGATGTTCGCTATGTCGAGGAGTACTTCGAGGTAGAAACGAGCGACGGTGACTTTGAGAGTCGTTTGGTGATAGGGGCATTTGGCAAACGCTCCAAATTGGATACTCATTTGAAACGGGAGTTTATGCATCGCAGATCACCCTATCTAGCAGTCAAGTATCATGTGCGTACGGACTATTCCAAGGATTCGATTGCATTGCATAACTTTCGACAGGGATATTGTGGTGTCAGTAGTGTGGGAGGAGATACTTACAACCTATGTTACCTAAGTCATCGAGACAATCTCAAAGGGGTAGATATTCCGACGATGGAGGAGCGTGTTCTTCACCAAAACCCTCTTCTTGCGTCGCTATGGCGCAATGCTGATTTCTTGTTGGAGAGACCCTTGGTGATCAATGAAATCTCATTTGAAAAGAAAGAAGCTATTTGGGGCCATGTTTTGATGTGTGGCGATACTGCTGGGATGATTACACCTCTATGTGGCAATGGCATGGCAATGGCGATCCGTTCGGCATGGCTACTCAGTGGGTTGATTTTGAGGCACTGGAACAACGGGAGTATAGATCGTGGTACGCTCGAGTTGGCGTATCAAAAGGTCTGGAATGAACAGTTTGCCTATCGCCTTTGGGCAGGAGGGCAGTTTCAGCGGATGTTTGGTAGCCCCTTACTTTCCGAACTAGGGGTAGCGTTGATGCGACAGGGATTGATCGCACGAAAACTGATTGGGCTTTCTCATGGAGAGGTTTTTGAACAAAAAAGCCAGTAG
- a CDS encoding ABC transporter permease yields MKDKLIKTFRFCGLGFLEPLVRLAYGEEPQKNLTNFVKKALFPIFSILIFIAIWHSGASYLYHKEETRKIEKAREDQGEEAAQAMKACIDSGDVSCQPNTLPSPAQVWGAYLSLLKDHRAIAQKKDDFAKKTEKINAKRAEQGKGAIAYTGRPSFVDQIKTSIKTVFAGFLLAAFIAIPIGIIIGLSATLRTSLNWLIQIFKPVSPVVWLLLVFMIIKTLVTDPDLDKSFMISFISVGLCAMWATLVNTSMGVSTVDKDFMNVSKVLRLSVGKNIFKVILPASFPLIFTGLRITLSVAWMVLIAIELLAQSPGLGSFVWEEFQNGANDSNAKIIVAMFVIGIIGFALDRIMLTIQKFMSFDKAEVA; encoded by the coding sequence ATGAAAGATAAGCTCATAAAAACATTCCGATTTTGTGGCCTTGGTTTCCTCGAACCACTCGTGAGACTCGCCTATGGTGAAGAACCTCAAAAAAACCTAACCAACTTTGTCAAAAAAGCACTTTTCCCAATTTTCTCCATCCTCATCTTCATCGCCATTTGGCATTCTGGAGCCAGCTACCTCTACCACAAAGAAGAAACACGAAAAATAGAAAAGGCACGAGAAGATCAAGGAGAAGAAGCTGCACAAGCCATGAAAGCATGCATCGACTCTGGGGATGTCAGCTGCCAACCCAACACCCTACCTTCTCCTGCACAAGTATGGGGAGCCTACCTCTCTCTACTCAAGGACCATCGCGCTATTGCGCAGAAAAAAGATGATTTTGCCAAAAAAACCGAAAAAATCAACGCCAAAAGAGCCGAACAAGGTAAAGGAGCCATTGCTTATACTGGCAGGCCTTCCTTCGTAGACCAAATCAAAACCAGTATCAAAACCGTGTTTGCGGGTTTCCTCTTGGCGGCATTCATTGCCATCCCGATAGGCATCATCATAGGACTCAGTGCCACACTACGCACCTCCCTCAACTGGCTCATTCAGATTTTCAAACCCGTATCACCTGTGGTATGGCTGCTTCTGGTATTTATGATCATCAAAACACTGGTCACCGATCCTGATTTGGACAAATCGTTTATGATTTCATTCATCAGCGTCGGGCTATGCGCCATGTGGGCTACTCTTGTCAACACCAGCATGGGGGTCTCCACCGTGGACAAGGACTTTATGAATGTCTCCAAAGTACTCAGGCTCTCTGTCGGCAAAAACATCTTTAAAGTCATCCTCCCTGCCTCCTTCCCTCTCATTTTTACGGGCCTGAGAATAACCCTATCAGTGGCTTGGATGGTATTGATTGCTATCGAACTATTGGCCCAAAGCCCAGGGTTGGGCTCTTTTGTCTGGGAAGAATTTCAAAATGGAGCCAATGATTCCAATGCCAAAATCATCGTAGCGATGTTCGTCATCGGCATCATCGGGTTTGCACTTGACCGTATCATGCTCACCATTCAGAAGTTCATGTCTTTCGACAAAGCAGAAGTGGCCTAA
- a CDS encoding GAF domain-containing protein: MAEELTLNKTLGKEETYATLLPQIEALNSGENDLIANLANTSAALKAAFDFLWVGFYLVKEDQLVLGPFQGPIACTRISKGKGVCGTSWEKAKTVIVDDVALFPGHIACSSSSKSEIVVPLFVADQVIGVLDIDSDATDSFDEIDQSYLEKLAKMLTQNLHH, from the coding sequence ATGGCAGAAGAACTCACTCTCAACAAGACCCTAGGAAAGGAAGAAACCTACGCGACACTCCTTCCTCAAATCGAAGCGCTCAACAGTGGAGAAAATGACCTGATTGCCAACCTCGCCAATACCTCCGCTGCGCTCAAAGCAGCATTCGATTTTCTCTGGGTGGGCTTTTATCTGGTGAAGGAAGATCAATTGGTTCTCGGGCCATTTCAAGGGCCCATCGCCTGTACACGCATCTCCAAAGGCAAAGGAGTGTGCGGCACCTCATGGGAAAAAGCCAAGACCGTCATCGTAGACGATGTAGCTCTATTTCCTGGCCATATCGCCTGCAGTTCATCCTCCAAATCAGAGATAGTCGTCCCATTGTTCGTGGCAGATCAGGTCATCGGCGTGCTGGATATCGATAGTGACGCAACAGATAGTTTTGACGAAATCGACCAATCCTACCTCGAAAAACTCGCAAAAATGCTTACCCAAAACCTTCATCATTAA
- a CDS encoding ABC transporter ATP-binding protein, with amino-acid sequence MAFLELNNVSKSYGTGKDKVEVLKDINLHIEEGEFVAIVGFTGSGKTTLINLINGLLFPDTGEVLLNGKPIQGPGPDRGVVFQNYSLLPWLSVRDNVKLAIDEAYPKASKADKNERIEKYVNMVHLGHAIDKKPAELSGGMRQRVSVARALAMNPDMLLMDEPLSALDALTRGTLQEEIVNIWSEDQKTCLLITNDVDEGIVMADRIIPLKPGPNATLGPEFKVDFERPRVITQINKNPSYKHLRNEVIEYLIKVGATRRSESQTTLELPDLQPIMPGRLQWGKKKEKEKVKYF; translated from the coding sequence ATGGCATTTTTAGAACTAAACAACGTCAGCAAATCCTACGGAACTGGCAAGGACAAAGTAGAAGTACTCAAGGATATCAACCTTCACATCGAAGAGGGTGAGTTCGTAGCTATTGTAGGCTTCACCGGGAGTGGCAAGACCACGCTCATCAACCTAATCAATGGGCTGCTCTTTCCCGATACGGGAGAGGTCCTGCTCAACGGAAAGCCCATCCAAGGTCCAGGACCAGACCGGGGAGTTGTGTTTCAAAACTACTCCCTACTCCCATGGCTCAGCGTCCGTGACAATGTCAAACTAGCTATTGATGAAGCCTACCCCAAAGCCTCCAAAGCAGACAAAAACGAGCGAATTGAGAAGTATGTCAATATGGTACACCTCGGGCACGCTATCGACAAAAAACCCGCCGAACTATCTGGAGGGATGAGACAACGTGTCTCTGTCGCCCGAGCACTCGCCATGAATCCTGACATGCTACTCATGGACGAACCCTTGTCTGCACTCGATGCGCTGACACGAGGCACGCTGCAAGAAGAAATCGTCAATATATGGAGCGAAGATCAAAAAACCTGTCTCCTCATCACCAATGACGTGGACGAGGGTATCGTGATGGCAGACCGCATCATCCCCCTCAAACCCGGCCCCAACGCAACTCTGGGTCCTGAGTTCAAAGTGGATTTTGAGCGACCTAGAGTCATCACACAGATCAATAAGAACCCAAGCTACAAACACCTACGAAACGAGGTGATTGAATACCTGATCAAAGTAGGTGCAACTCGTCGCTCTGAGTCGCAAACGACCCTGGAGCTACCAGATCTACAGCCTATTATGCCAGGCCGCTTGCAGTGGGGCAAAAAGAAAGAAAAGGAGAAAGTCAAATACTTTTGA